The Salvia splendens isolate huo1 chromosome 21, SspV2, whole genome shotgun sequence genome includes a window with the following:
- the LOC121784031 gene encoding U-box domain-containing protein 21-like, whose product MSSLWRRRRKGGKPEEINSGSNLAIPTHFRCPISLELMKDPVSLATGVTYDRESIDRWLDTGNTTCPVTNQVLRNSDQIPNHALRKMIQDWCVDNKSHGVERIPTPRIPITSYEVSDICSRIVAASRGRHDIKCQELLTKINNLAKESDRNRRCLVKNGIGAALAESFAHFSKQENLNLQREIMSALTWSFPLGEGGVSDLKSSASLRCMARFLKGDDLSSRRDAIFVMRELVISSREDVHGLVEIQGIEETLFQAMKVPICAGATQACLVVVRHIMMLSQEKVTVRFVRLGLVDLVLEILVDGSKSACEKALAVLDEMCRTGEGKERARRNALTVPILVKKILRVSDVATELCVASLWKVCLGGDGEGGLVEAVGVGGFQKLLLLLQLGCADKTKEKATHLLKSMNVYRKKIECFDSSFGFNYVNWPN is encoded by the coding sequence ATGAGCTCGTTGTGGAGGCGGAGGCGAAAAGGCGGCAAACCGGAAGAGATAAACTCAGGTAGTAATCTTGCCATTCCGACTCATTTCCGATGCCCCATTTCGCTAGAGTTGATGAAAGACCCGGTGTCTTTGGCCACGGGAGTAACGTATGACCGGGAGTCCATCGACAGGTGGCTCGATACGGGGAACACCACGTGCCCCGTGACAAACCAAGTCTTGAGAAACTCGGATCAAATCCCAAATCACGCATTGAGAAAAATGATCCAGGATTGGTGCGTTGACAACAAATCCCACGGAGTGGAGAGGATCCCAACTCCTAGGATTCCCATCACCTCCTACGAGGTCTCCGACATTTGCTCGAGAATCGTGGCGGCCTCCAGGGGCCGCCACGATATCAAGTGCCAAGAATtgttaacaaaaataaataacttaGCCAAGGAAAGCGACCGAAACAGGAGATGCCTGGTGAAGAACGGGATCGGGGCAGCTCTGGCTGAGTCGTTCGCTCATTTTTCAAAACAAGAGAATTTAAATCTGCAGAGGGAGATCATGTCAGCATTGACATGGAGCTTCCCTCTCGGAGAAGGAGGCGTTTCGGACCTGAAATCCTCTGCCTCTCTACGTTGCATGGCGAGGTTCTTAAAGGGAGACGATCTCTCCTCCAGGAGAGACGCCATTTTCGTGATGAGAGAGCTCGTGATTAGTTCCAGAGAAGACGTTCATGGGCTAGTGGAGATCCAAGGCATCGAGGAGACGCTGTTCCAAGCGATGAAAGTACCGATTTGCGCTGGAGCGACACAGGCGTGTCTAGTCGTTGTTCGCCACATAATGATGCTGTCACAGGAAAAGGTGACAGTGCGGTTTGTGAGATTAGGGCTGGTCGATTTGGTGCTTGAAATACTCGTGGATGGAAGTAAGAGCGCCTGCGAGAAGGCGCTGGCCGTCTTGGATGAGATGTGCAGGACCGGGGAAGGGAAGGAGAGAGCGCGCAGAAACGCGCTGACGGTTCCTATACTGGTGAAGAAGATTCTGCGCGTGTCGGATGTGGCGACCGAGCTTTGTGTTGCGAGTCTGTGGAAGGTGTGTTTGGGAGGGGACGGGGAAGGTGGGTTGGTGGAGGCGGTGGGAGTTGGGGGGTTTCAGAAGCTATTGCTGCTGCTGCAACTTGGGTGTGCTGACAAAACAAAGGAGAAGGCAACTCACTTGTTGAAGTCTATGAATGTGTATAGGAAAAAGATTGAGTGTTTTGACTCATCTTTCGGATTCAACTATGTCAACTGGCCTAACTAA